One stretch of Pseudomonas azotoformans DNA includes these proteins:
- a CDS encoding methyl-accepting chemotaxis protein, with protein MSAVLSLLQSRLLRPVFVTLGIALLVQVLVAVALTRSTVTALEADLGNRLGVDSQKLSGELAQAGKEVTSSLDSLSTSTRQRLTAGLSTRLQEEQKQLRATLEKDLKDSANDMAQLLASVAPRAMWDSDVPTLSEFARRAQRNPNVLFVVYDDAAGEHLTRYLNRENPINQALLDKGKGDRALDKVLDAAKDDPSVFYVEASISPNGVEIGKVRMGVSTAAVEADLQALDKRFAALIASGDQLVGDSLKGAAADSAAAMGARLQSAQATATQMTANTTSAVQDAAGTLRWRIGMGLALVGLGVLLLIAVVLGRRVVNRLKLLIAAMDDLAAGEGDLTKRVQISSKDEIGDMASAVNRFVDKLQPIVREAGDVAQRTGVEIGAMTLRNAGADAAAGLQRDEVAESLRALSQMADEAQAESHAMQAALQQVVDIRQATDENSRTSAEVGSLIEALAGQVQAGSMVIERLAQQSEQIEVVLTVIHGIAEQTNLLALNAAIEAARAGETGRGFAVVADEVRALASKTQSSTGDIQAHIVALQQGAREAVETISKAGRQANEGLLVLRDSVRLQQTVQASVEQVHAAIGLATRAAEHQAQGAHAVRGRVEVIHAQAERAAQAVVETTASGKVLDGLAAQLKASLGQFRA; from the coding sequence ATGTCTGCCGTTCTCTCATTGTTACAAAGCCGTCTATTGCGGCCAGTGTTCGTTACCCTAGGTATCGCTCTTTTGGTGCAAGTGCTGGTGGCGGTCGCCCTGACGCGAAGCACGGTCACGGCACTGGAGGCTGATTTAGGCAATCGCCTGGGTGTCGACAGCCAGAAGCTGTCCGGCGAATTGGCCCAGGCTGGCAAGGAAGTCACGTCCAGTCTCGATAGCTTGTCTACAAGCACCCGTCAGCGTCTGACCGCAGGGCTATCGACCCGTTTGCAGGAAGAGCAGAAGCAGCTGCGTGCGACCCTTGAAAAAGACCTGAAAGACTCTGCCAATGACATGGCGCAACTGCTGGCCTCGGTGGCGCCCCGCGCCATGTGGGACAGCGACGTGCCGACGCTGTCGGAGTTCGCGCGGCGCGCCCAGCGCAATCCCAACGTGCTGTTCGTGGTGTATGACGACGCGGCGGGCGAGCACCTGACTCGCTACCTGAACCGTGAAAACCCGATCAACCAGGCGCTGTTGGACAAGGGCAAGGGGGATCGTGCCCTGGATAAAGTGCTGGATGCGGCCAAAGATGATCCTTCGGTGTTTTACGTGGAGGCGTCCATCAGCCCCAATGGCGTAGAAATCGGCAAGGTGCGCATGGGGGTTTCGACGGCGGCGGTCGAGGCGGACCTGCAAGCGCTTGATAAACGTTTTGCGGCGCTGATCGCCAGTGGAGATCAACTGGTTGGCGACAGCCTCAAGGGCGCGGCCGCCGACAGCGCTGCCGCCATGGGCGCCCGCCTGCAATCTGCGCAAGCCACAGCCACCCAGATGACGGCCAACACCACCAGCGCCGTTCAGGACGCTGCCGGCACCCTGCGCTGGCGTATCGGCATGGGGCTCGCGCTGGTTGGTCTTGGCGTATTGCTGTTGATCGCTGTGGTGCTGGGGCGCCGTGTGGTCAACCGCCTGAAGCTGTTGATCGCGGCCATGGATGATTTGGCAGCGGGCGAGGGTGACCTCACCAAGCGTGTGCAGATCAGCAGCAAGGACGAAATCGGCGACATGGCGTCGGCGGTCAATCGCTTTGTGGATAAGTTGCAGCCCATTGTGCGTGAGGCAGGGGATGTGGCCCAGCGTACGGGTGTGGAAATCGGTGCCATGACCCTGCGCAACGCGGGTGCCGATGCGGCCGCCGGCTTGCAGCGCGATGAGGTGGCCGAAAGTCTGCGTGCGCTTTCGCAGATGGCGGATGAAGCTCAGGCTGAAAGCCACGCCATGCAGGCGGCGTTGCAGCAGGTGGTGGATATCCGCCAGGCCACGGACGAGAACTCGCGCACTTCGGCTGAAGTCGGTAGCTTGATCGAAGCGCTGGCGGGGCAGGTACAGGCAGGCTCTATGGTGATCGAGCGCCTCGCCCAGCAAAGCGAGCAGATCGAGGTGGTGTTGACTGTCATTCACGGCATTGCCGAGCAAACCAACCTGTTGGCACTCAACGCGGCGATCGAAGCGGCGCGTGCCGGTGAGACCGGGCGCGGTTTTGCGGTGGTGGCGGATGAGGTGCGTGCGCTGGCGAGCAAGACCCAAAGCTCCACCGGCGATATCCAGGCGCATATCGTGGCGTTGCAGCAAGGCGCGCGGGAGGCGGTGGAAACCATTAGTAAGGCTGGGCGCCAGGCAAATGAAGGCTTGCTGGTGCTGCGTGACAGTGTGCGTTTGCAGCAAACGGTACAGGCGTCGGTGGAGCAGGTGCATGCCGCGATTGGTTTGGCGACGCGTGCAGCCGAGCACCAGGCCCAGGGCGCCCATGCGGTGCGCGGCCGGGTCGAGGTGATCCATGCCCAGGCCGAGCGTGCCGCGCAGGCGGTGGTGGAGACCACGGCCAGTGGCAAGGTGCTGGATGGGTTGGCGGCGCAGTTGAAGGCGAGCCTTGGGCAGTTCAGGGCGTAG